A genome region from Salvia splendens isolate huo1 chromosome 19, SspV2, whole genome shotgun sequence includes the following:
- the LOC121778682 gene encoding uncharacterized protein LOC121778682 isoform X1, whose protein sequence is MTGGRCQRRRKGMAGGRGAAQAKVIGSNCGSPNLKREFTEKPSYSLEFTKLPPACRVELGLYTQAFKALSFRSPFDSEDSQVPTALVSSGNSLPSGVSHLLSRQSDSRKRHKKLHSSSEHKSSASGRSRGNNFWAKNEEYFRELTAEDVERLQRVSDLGCSSSEKCFLVPALNNDESLCNRYGMINGMLSRACEDSLNLENSVELNPGVKIEKEENGPCSMDIVDDDEVERRKELEIIEENGTGERLNSKEVTTSCSGVEWLLGSRNRIYLASERPSKKRKLFGKDAGLDKLLVARAVEGLESVCHYCSYGDIGDLLNKLIKCSSCGMVVHQKCYGVQEDVDNLWLCSWCKWRNIVDVSVEKPCLLCPKQGGALKPVLERGLGNENDESKSKFAHLFCCLWMPEVYLDNIGTTESIMNMDELKDTRRKIICYLCKVKHGTCVRCSNGSCRTSFHPICAREAKHRMEIWGKIRSDEVELRAFCSKHSEVQSDSGCQDIGDIPLTADLDLRKLNDVVLDGEDLVDSISSDNHPENGVALRTALRSADRNGNAVVDTCGPPNFSMVLKKLIDLGKVNAGDLASEIGVSADSLNTVLTENHMVPELQYKLLKWLKTHVHVGNLQKTLQVMIRSSLGSKPMLDVAEGVGDVSIEESDISDAVPVKSVPPRRRTKSSVWTMKDDNSCLSTDKTHNETTEGDACLSLLVGEHSNDVPSDSWPDESKTVLPDPQQQQDNSANNSIKIEDELRALLQCLSEDGPVGETKQSQAMDACSLVFRNGEVNHASYIHPFIYCKLMQTKSDMLEKVVFDQSAVLRDREVSQMKVSSSSGFGCNIDNLPAKSSDQTSSCEGLNIDQLPKARNLGILKLSPGDEVEGALIYYQQQLICNATMRKRISDDLISKVVRSLPQELDAAGKQKWDAVLVSQYNLELREAKKQGRKERRHKEAQAVLAAATAAAAASSRISSLRKDTLEDQHEDLHKNGSSDVRPGFYSKLNPRAKETTSRAAVVRSSSDVNSDSARSTSEFSKDHPRTCDVCRRPETALNPVLVCSSCKTTVHMDCYRSERSATGPWHCELCEDLFSSRGSGALATNSWEKPYYVAECGLCGGTSGAFRKSIGGQWIHALCAEWVLESTYKRGQVSPIVGMDNVSRGCDTCTVCRRKQGVCLKCSYGHCQTTFHPTCARSAGFYMTVRTNGDKLQHKAYCEKHSVEQKAKADTQKHGVEEFKSLKQVRVELERLRLLCERIIKREKLKRELVLCSHDILASSRDSVLSNLARHPFYQPEVSSESATTSVKGYTDGYRSSSEMIQRSDDISVDSTVAGKRRVKIPMSVDNDQRTEDSSTSQNVNSLKPPERQSFAGKKIPQRPSAKPRNPSNDTEKRTRSRKQHTETFEKELIMTSDQASMKNQRLPKGFVYVPIRCLSNDKETVSDARAREPDGT, encoded by the exons ATGACTGGCGGCAGATGCCAGAGGCGGAGGAAGGGCATGGCCGGTGGTAGGGGCGCCGCCCAGGCGAAGGTAATTGGTTCGAATTGCGGCAGCCCTAATTTGAAGCGGGAATTTACGGAAAAGCCCTCGTATTCTTTGGAATTTACGAAATTGCCCCCGGCTTGTAGAGTTGAGCTTGGTTTGTACACTCAAGCTTTCAAGGCGTTGTCGTTTCGTTCCCCTTTTGATTCAGAGGACTCTCAAGTGCCCACCGCGTTGGTTTCTAGTGGGAACAGTTTACCTAGTGGGGTGTCGCATTTGTTGAGTAGGCAGTCGGATAGTAGGAAACGGCACAAGAAGTTGCACTCGAGCTCAGAGCACAAGTCCTCAGCCTCGGGGAGGTCTCGGGGAAACAACTTTTGGGCGAAGAACGAGGAATATTTTCGTGAATTGACTGCTGAGGATGTCGAGAGGCTTCAGAGGGTTTCGGATCTTGGGTGTTCGAGCAGTGAGAAGTGTTTCTTAGTCCCAGCTTTGAATAATGATGAAAGTTTGTGTAACCGATATGGAATGATCAATGGGATGCTTTCAAGAGCCTGTGAGGACAGCTTGAACTTGGAAAATAGTGTTGAGTTGAACCCTGGCGTGAAGATTGAGAAAGAAGAGAATGGGCCTTGTTCTATGGatattgttgatgatgatgaagtagaaagaagaaaggaattGGAAATTATTGAAGAAAATGGTACCGGCGAAAGACTGAATAGCAAGGAAGTTACTACTTCTTGTAGTGGTGTAGAATGGCTTTTAGGTTCAAGGAACAGGATTTATTTGGCATCAGAGCGGCCCTCCAAGAAACGAAAGCTTTTTGGTAAAGATGCTGGGCTGGATAAGCTCCTTGTAGCACGTGCAGTTGAAGGTTTAGAGTCTGTGTGCCATTATTGTAGTTATGGTGACATTGGCGACCTCTTGAATAAGTTGATCAAGTGTTCTTCTTGTGGGATGGTGGTGCATCAAAAGTGTTATGGAGTTCAAGAAGATGTAGATAATTTGTGGTTATGCTCATGGTGTAAATGGAGGAATATTGTGGACGTGAGTGTAGAGAAACCATGTTTACTCTGTCCAAAGCAAGGCGGTGCCCTGAAGCCTGTGCTTGAAAGAGGACTTGGAAACGAGAATGACGAGTCTAAGTCGAAGTTTGCTCATTTATTTTGTTGCCTGTGGATGCCTGAGGTTTATCTTGATAACATTGGTACAACGGAGTCTATCATGAATATGGACGAATTGAAGGACACAAGAAGGAAGATAATTTGTTATTTGTGCAAGGTTAAGCACGGTACCTGTGTCCGATGCAGCAATG GATCGTGCAGAACATCGTTCCATCCTATTTGCGCAAGGGAAGCAAAACACAGAATGGAGATATGGGGCAAGATTAGATCTGATGAg GTTGAATTGCGTGCTTTTTGTTCAAAGCATTCTGAAGTCCAGTCTGACAGTGGCTGTCAAGATATTGGGGACATTCCGTTGACAG CTGATTTGGATCTTCGCAAGCTGAATGACGTTGTTCTGGATGGGGAGGACTTGGTAGATAGTATAAGTTCTGACAATCATCCAGAAAATGGAGTTGCACTGCGTACTGCTCTTCGTTCAGCAGATAGGAATGGCAATGCGGTCGTCGATACTTGCGGTCCTCCCAATTTCTCTATGGTTTTGAAGAAG TTGATTGATCTAGGGAAAGTCAACGCTGGAGATCTCGCCTCAGAGATTGGTGTTTCTGCTGATTCTTTAAACACAGTACTCACG GAAAATCACATGGTTCCTGAGTTACAATATAAATTACTTAAATGGTTGAAGACCCATGTTCATGTTGGGAACCTACAAAAGACTTTGCAAGTGATGATTAGATCATCTTTAGGATCAAAGCCCATGCTAGATGTAGCTGAAGGTGTTGGTGATGTTTCAATAGAGGAGTCTGATATCTCTGATGCTGTTCCAGTTAAATCTGTGCCACCTCGGAGAAGAACCAAAAGCAGTGTGTGGACTATGAAAGACGATAACTCATGCCTTTCAACTGACAAGACTCACAATGAAACAACTGAGGGCGATGCCTGTCTATCTCTTCTTGTTGGAGAACACTCCAATGACGTGCCAAGTGACTCCTGGCCGGATGAGTCCAAAACG GTTTTGCCCGATCCTCAGCAACAGCAAGATAATTCAGCaaataattctattaaaatTGAAG ACGAGCTCAGAGCTCTACTGCAGTGTCTCTCTGAAGATGGTCCGGTTGGGGAAACCAAACAATCTCAGGCGATGGATGCCTGTTCACTCGTTTTCAG AAATGGGGAAGTAAACCATGCTTCATACATCCATCCATTTATCTACTGTAAATTGATGCAGACCAAGAGTGACATGCTTGAAAAAGTTGTATTCGACCAGTCTGCAG TTTTGAGAGATCGTGAAGTTTCGCAGATGAAAGTATCTTCCAGTTCAGGTTTTGGTTGCAATATTGATAACCTTCCAGCTAAATCTTCTGACCAGACTTCTAGTTGTGAGGGTTTGAATATTGATCAATTGCCCAAGGCAAGAAACCTGGGTATATTAAAACTATCTCCTGGAGATGAAGTGGAAGGAGCGCTTATATATTATCAACAACAGCTTATTTGCAATGCTACTATGAGAAAACGAATAAGTG ATGATTTGATTTCAAAGGTTGTTAGGAGTCTTCCACAGGAGTTAGATGCTGCAGGAAAACAAAAATGGGATGCTGTTCTGGTTAGTCAGTATAATCTTGAGCTTAGAGAAGCCAAAAAGCAGGGAAGGAAAGAACGTCGGCATAAAGAAGCTCAAGCTGTACTGGCTGCTGCAACtgctgcagctgcagcttcctctAGAATATCATCACTTAGGAAGGACACACTAGAAGATCAACATGAG GATCTTCATAAGAATGGTTCATCTGATGTAAGACCTGGGTTCTACTCCAAGCTCAATCCTCGAGCAAAAGAGACTACTTCAAGGGCTGCTGTTGTGAGGTCTTCATCTGATGTGAACTCGGATTCTGCCCGGTCAACTTCTGAGTTCTCGAAAGACCATCCTAGGACATGTGACGTATGCAGACGTCCAGAGACTGCCTTGAATCCTGTCTTAGTTTGTTCAAGTTGCAAG ACTACAGTTCACATGGATTGCTACCGTAGTGAAAGAAGTGCCACTGGGCCATGGCACTGTGAATTGTGTGAGGACTTATTTTCTTCTCGGGGTTCTGGAGCTCTGGCAACAAATTCTTGGGAGAAGCCCTACTATGTTGCCGAATGTGGTCTATGTGGAGGCACTTCAGGTGCTTTTAGAAAGTCAATTGGTGGCCAATGGATACATGCCTTATGTGCTGAA TGGGTGTTAGAGTCAACATACAAAAGGGGACAAGTCAGCCCTATTGTGGGCATG GATAATGTCTCTAGGGGATGTGATACTTGCACTGTCTGCCGTCGAAAACAGGGTGTTTGCCTTAAG TGTAGTTACGGTCACTGTCAAACCACATTTCATCCTACTTGTGCTAGAAGTGCTGGTTTCTACATGACTGTGAGGACTAATGGTGACAAGTTGCAGCATAAGGCTTACTGTGAAAAGCACAGTGTTGAACAAAAAGCAAAG GCTGATACTCAGAAACATGGTGTGGAAGAGTTCAAGAGCCTTAAGCAAGTCAGG GTTGAATTGGAGAGATTGCGCCTTTTGTGCGAGAGAATTATAAAAAGGGAGAAATTGAAA CGTGAATTGGTTCTTTGCTCTCATGATATTCTTGCTTCAAGTCGAGACTCCGTTTTGTCTAATTTGGCTCGTCACCCATTTTACCAACCTGAAGTTAGTTCAGAATCTGCAACGACCTCCGTCAAAGGTTACACTGATGGTTACAGATCAAGCAGTGAAATGATTCAAAGATCAGATGACATATCGGTCGACAGCACAGTCGCTGGTAAGAGGCGTGTTAAAATCCCCATGTCTGTGGATAACGATCAGAGAACAGAGGACAGTTCAACATCGCAGAATGTCAATTCTCTGAAACCACCAGAGAGACAGTCTTTTGCTGGGAAGAAAATCCCCCAGAGACCTTCCGCCAAACCGAGGAATCCCTCCAATGACACTGAAAAACGAACGAGAAGTAGAAAA CAGCACACTGAAACCTTCGAAAAAGAGCTCATAATGACATCAGACCAAGCATCCATGAAGAATCAGCGGCTACCTAAAGGATTCGTTTACGTTCCAATACGATGCCTATCCAATGACAAGGAGACCGTCTCAGATGCCCGAGCACGAGAACCAGATGGAACATAA
- the LOC121778682 gene encoding uncharacterized protein LOC121778682 isoform X2, which produces MTGGRCQRRRKGMAGGRGAAQAKVIGSNCGSPNLKREFTEKPSYSLEFTKLPPACRVELGLYTQAFKALSFRSPFDSEDSQVPTALVSSGNSLPSGVSHLLSRQSDSRKRHKKLHSSSEHKSSASGRSRGNNFWAKNEEYFRELTAEDVERLQRVSDLGCSSSEKCFLVPALNNDESLCNRYGMINGMLSRACEDSLNLENSVELNPGVKIEKEENGPCSMDIVDDDEVERRKELEIIEENGTGERLNSKEVTTSCSGVEWLLGSRNRIYLASERPSKKRKLFGKDAGLDKLLVARAVEGLESVCHYCSYGDIGDLLNKLIKCSSCGMVVHQKCYGVQEDVDNLWLCSWCKWRNIVDVSVEKPCLLCPKQGGALKPVLERGLGNENDESKSKFAHLFCCLWMPEVYLDNIGTTESIMNMDELKDTRRKIICYLCKVKHGTCVRCSNGSCRTSFHPICAREAKHRMEIWGKIRSDEVELRAFCSKHSEVQSDSGCQDIGDIPLTADLDLRKLNDVVLDGEDLVDSISSDNHPENGVALRTALRSADRNGNAVVDTCGPPNFSMVLKKLIDLGKVNAGDLASEIGVSADSLNTVLTENHMVPELQYKLLKWLKTHVHVGNLQKTLQVMIRSSLGSKPMLDVAEGVGDVSIEESDISDAVPVKSVPPRRRTKSSVWTMKDDNSCLSTDKTHNETTEGDACLSLLVGEHSNDVPSDSWPDESKTVLPDPQQQQDNSANNSIKIEDELRALLQCLSEDGPVGETKQSQAMDACSLVFRNGEVNHASYIHPFIYCKLMQTKSDMLEKVVFDQSAVLRDREVSQMKVSSSSGFGCNIDNLPAKSSDQTSSCEGLNIDQLPKARNLGILKLSPGDEVEGALIYYQQQLICNATMRKRISDDLISKVVRSLPQELDAAGKQKWDAVLVSQYNLELREAKKQGRKERRHKEAQAVLAAATAAAAASSRISSLRKDTLEDQHEDLHKNGSSDVRPGFYSKLNPRAKETTSRAAVVRSSSDVNSDSARSTSEFSKDHPRTCDVCRRPETALNPVLVCSSCKTTVHMDCYRSERSATGPWHCELCEDLFSSRGSGALATNSWEKPYYVAECGLCGGTSGAFRKSIGGQWIHALCAEWVLESTYKRGQVSPIVGMDNVSRGCDTCTVCRRKQGVCLKCSYGHCQTTFHPTCARSAGFYMTVRTNGDKLQHKAYCEKHSVEQKAKADTQKHGVEEFKSLKQVRVELERLRLLCERIIKREKLKRELVLCSHDILASSRDSVLSNLARHPFYQPEVSSESATTSVKGYTDGYRSSSEMIQRSDDISVDSTVAGKRRVKIPMSVDNDQRTEDSSTSQNVNSLKPPERQSFAGKKIPQRPSAKPRNPSNDTEKRTRSRKHTETFEKELIMTSDQASMKNQRLPKGFVYVPIRCLSNDKETVSDARAREPDGT; this is translated from the exons ATGACTGGCGGCAGATGCCAGAGGCGGAGGAAGGGCATGGCCGGTGGTAGGGGCGCCGCCCAGGCGAAGGTAATTGGTTCGAATTGCGGCAGCCCTAATTTGAAGCGGGAATTTACGGAAAAGCCCTCGTATTCTTTGGAATTTACGAAATTGCCCCCGGCTTGTAGAGTTGAGCTTGGTTTGTACACTCAAGCTTTCAAGGCGTTGTCGTTTCGTTCCCCTTTTGATTCAGAGGACTCTCAAGTGCCCACCGCGTTGGTTTCTAGTGGGAACAGTTTACCTAGTGGGGTGTCGCATTTGTTGAGTAGGCAGTCGGATAGTAGGAAACGGCACAAGAAGTTGCACTCGAGCTCAGAGCACAAGTCCTCAGCCTCGGGGAGGTCTCGGGGAAACAACTTTTGGGCGAAGAACGAGGAATATTTTCGTGAATTGACTGCTGAGGATGTCGAGAGGCTTCAGAGGGTTTCGGATCTTGGGTGTTCGAGCAGTGAGAAGTGTTTCTTAGTCCCAGCTTTGAATAATGATGAAAGTTTGTGTAACCGATATGGAATGATCAATGGGATGCTTTCAAGAGCCTGTGAGGACAGCTTGAACTTGGAAAATAGTGTTGAGTTGAACCCTGGCGTGAAGATTGAGAAAGAAGAGAATGGGCCTTGTTCTATGGatattgttgatgatgatgaagtagaaagaagaaaggaattGGAAATTATTGAAGAAAATGGTACCGGCGAAAGACTGAATAGCAAGGAAGTTACTACTTCTTGTAGTGGTGTAGAATGGCTTTTAGGTTCAAGGAACAGGATTTATTTGGCATCAGAGCGGCCCTCCAAGAAACGAAAGCTTTTTGGTAAAGATGCTGGGCTGGATAAGCTCCTTGTAGCACGTGCAGTTGAAGGTTTAGAGTCTGTGTGCCATTATTGTAGTTATGGTGACATTGGCGACCTCTTGAATAAGTTGATCAAGTGTTCTTCTTGTGGGATGGTGGTGCATCAAAAGTGTTATGGAGTTCAAGAAGATGTAGATAATTTGTGGTTATGCTCATGGTGTAAATGGAGGAATATTGTGGACGTGAGTGTAGAGAAACCATGTTTACTCTGTCCAAAGCAAGGCGGTGCCCTGAAGCCTGTGCTTGAAAGAGGACTTGGAAACGAGAATGACGAGTCTAAGTCGAAGTTTGCTCATTTATTTTGTTGCCTGTGGATGCCTGAGGTTTATCTTGATAACATTGGTACAACGGAGTCTATCATGAATATGGACGAATTGAAGGACACAAGAAGGAAGATAATTTGTTATTTGTGCAAGGTTAAGCACGGTACCTGTGTCCGATGCAGCAATG GATCGTGCAGAACATCGTTCCATCCTATTTGCGCAAGGGAAGCAAAACACAGAATGGAGATATGGGGCAAGATTAGATCTGATGAg GTTGAATTGCGTGCTTTTTGTTCAAAGCATTCTGAAGTCCAGTCTGACAGTGGCTGTCAAGATATTGGGGACATTCCGTTGACAG CTGATTTGGATCTTCGCAAGCTGAATGACGTTGTTCTGGATGGGGAGGACTTGGTAGATAGTATAAGTTCTGACAATCATCCAGAAAATGGAGTTGCACTGCGTACTGCTCTTCGTTCAGCAGATAGGAATGGCAATGCGGTCGTCGATACTTGCGGTCCTCCCAATTTCTCTATGGTTTTGAAGAAG TTGATTGATCTAGGGAAAGTCAACGCTGGAGATCTCGCCTCAGAGATTGGTGTTTCTGCTGATTCTTTAAACACAGTACTCACG GAAAATCACATGGTTCCTGAGTTACAATATAAATTACTTAAATGGTTGAAGACCCATGTTCATGTTGGGAACCTACAAAAGACTTTGCAAGTGATGATTAGATCATCTTTAGGATCAAAGCCCATGCTAGATGTAGCTGAAGGTGTTGGTGATGTTTCAATAGAGGAGTCTGATATCTCTGATGCTGTTCCAGTTAAATCTGTGCCACCTCGGAGAAGAACCAAAAGCAGTGTGTGGACTATGAAAGACGATAACTCATGCCTTTCAACTGACAAGACTCACAATGAAACAACTGAGGGCGATGCCTGTCTATCTCTTCTTGTTGGAGAACACTCCAATGACGTGCCAAGTGACTCCTGGCCGGATGAGTCCAAAACG GTTTTGCCCGATCCTCAGCAACAGCAAGATAATTCAGCaaataattctattaaaatTGAAG ACGAGCTCAGAGCTCTACTGCAGTGTCTCTCTGAAGATGGTCCGGTTGGGGAAACCAAACAATCTCAGGCGATGGATGCCTGTTCACTCGTTTTCAG AAATGGGGAAGTAAACCATGCTTCATACATCCATCCATTTATCTACTGTAAATTGATGCAGACCAAGAGTGACATGCTTGAAAAAGTTGTATTCGACCAGTCTGCAG TTTTGAGAGATCGTGAAGTTTCGCAGATGAAAGTATCTTCCAGTTCAGGTTTTGGTTGCAATATTGATAACCTTCCAGCTAAATCTTCTGACCAGACTTCTAGTTGTGAGGGTTTGAATATTGATCAATTGCCCAAGGCAAGAAACCTGGGTATATTAAAACTATCTCCTGGAGATGAAGTGGAAGGAGCGCTTATATATTATCAACAACAGCTTATTTGCAATGCTACTATGAGAAAACGAATAAGTG ATGATTTGATTTCAAAGGTTGTTAGGAGTCTTCCACAGGAGTTAGATGCTGCAGGAAAACAAAAATGGGATGCTGTTCTGGTTAGTCAGTATAATCTTGAGCTTAGAGAAGCCAAAAAGCAGGGAAGGAAAGAACGTCGGCATAAAGAAGCTCAAGCTGTACTGGCTGCTGCAACtgctgcagctgcagcttcctctAGAATATCATCACTTAGGAAGGACACACTAGAAGATCAACATGAG GATCTTCATAAGAATGGTTCATCTGATGTAAGACCTGGGTTCTACTCCAAGCTCAATCCTCGAGCAAAAGAGACTACTTCAAGGGCTGCTGTTGTGAGGTCTTCATCTGATGTGAACTCGGATTCTGCCCGGTCAACTTCTGAGTTCTCGAAAGACCATCCTAGGACATGTGACGTATGCAGACGTCCAGAGACTGCCTTGAATCCTGTCTTAGTTTGTTCAAGTTGCAAG ACTACAGTTCACATGGATTGCTACCGTAGTGAAAGAAGTGCCACTGGGCCATGGCACTGTGAATTGTGTGAGGACTTATTTTCTTCTCGGGGTTCTGGAGCTCTGGCAACAAATTCTTGGGAGAAGCCCTACTATGTTGCCGAATGTGGTCTATGTGGAGGCACTTCAGGTGCTTTTAGAAAGTCAATTGGTGGCCAATGGATACATGCCTTATGTGCTGAA TGGGTGTTAGAGTCAACATACAAAAGGGGACAAGTCAGCCCTATTGTGGGCATG GATAATGTCTCTAGGGGATGTGATACTTGCACTGTCTGCCGTCGAAAACAGGGTGTTTGCCTTAAG TGTAGTTACGGTCACTGTCAAACCACATTTCATCCTACTTGTGCTAGAAGTGCTGGTTTCTACATGACTGTGAGGACTAATGGTGACAAGTTGCAGCATAAGGCTTACTGTGAAAAGCACAGTGTTGAACAAAAAGCAAAG GCTGATACTCAGAAACATGGTGTGGAAGAGTTCAAGAGCCTTAAGCAAGTCAGG GTTGAATTGGAGAGATTGCGCCTTTTGTGCGAGAGAATTATAAAAAGGGAGAAATTGAAA CGTGAATTGGTTCTTTGCTCTCATGATATTCTTGCTTCAAGTCGAGACTCCGTTTTGTCTAATTTGGCTCGTCACCCATTTTACCAACCTGAAGTTAGTTCAGAATCTGCAACGACCTCCGTCAAAGGTTACACTGATGGTTACAGATCAAGCAGTGAAATGATTCAAAGATCAGATGACATATCGGTCGACAGCACAGTCGCTGGTAAGAGGCGTGTTAAAATCCCCATGTCTGTGGATAACGATCAGAGAACAGAGGACAGTTCAACATCGCAGAATGTCAATTCTCTGAAACCACCAGAGAGACAGTCTTTTGCTGGGAAGAAAATCCCCCAGAGACCTTCCGCCAAACCGAGGAATCCCTCCAATGACACTGAAAAACGAACGAGAAGTAGAAAA CACACTGAAACCTTCGAAAAAGAGCTCATAATGACATCAGACCAAGCATCCATGAAGAATCAGCGGCTACCTAAAGGATTCGTTTACGTTCCAATACGATGCCTATCCAATGACAAGGAGACCGTCTCAGATGCCCGAGCACGAGAACCAGATGGAACATAA